From Mytilus edulis chromosome 9, xbMytEdul2.2, whole genome shotgun sequence, the proteins below share one genomic window:
- the LOC139489063 gene encoding DCN1-like protein 3 produces MGKCQSCCEPPGSSTETRFTSTQRPDYRPPQHIISKDLERGTGDPGFTSMSTGKSAIASDKKMFTPYPKLPPIKKHSNGEGKRLSFISRDVSESKILAMFEQYRDSGEEAILAEGIEKFCSDLQVNPDEFIVLVLAWKFNAETMCKFTKEEFVTGCKALKADSIKGIQSKFTDLLNDVKNKQSFKEFYKWTYKFGLDIETGQRTLPSDMAMGLWKLIFSQSQPPVIEQWIEFLEEHPSIRGIPRDTWDMFLNFVEQVGDDLSTYDDTEAWPSLFDDFVEYQNDKENQNVKSF; encoded by the coding sequence ATGGGCAAGTGTCAATCATGTTGTGAACCACCAGGGTCATCAACAGAGACCAGATTTACTAGTACACAAAGGCCAGATTACAGACCACCCCAGCATATAATTTCAAAAGATCTTGAAAGAGGCACGGGTGACCCAGGTTTTACATCCATGTCAACTGGAAAATCAGCCATCGCTTCAGACAAAAAAATGTTCACGCCATACCCAAAACTGCCACCCATTAAAAAACATAGCAATGGGGAGGGAAAGAGACTGTCATTCATTTCACGTGATGTGTCAGAGAGTAAAATTTTGGCGATGTTTGAACAATACCGAGATTCGGGGGAAGAAGCAATTTTAGCTGAAGGAATCGAAAAGTTTTGCTCAGATCTACAAGTAAATCCAGATGAATTTATTGTTTTAGTTTTAGCATGGAAATTTAACGCAGAAACAATGTGCAAATTTACAAAAGAAGAATTTGTCACGGGGTGTAAAGCATTGAAAGCAGATTCAATTAAAGGAATTCAGTCAAAATTTACAGATCTCTTAAATGATGTGAAAAACAAACAAAGCTTCAAAGAGTTTTACAAATGGACTTATAAATTTGGTCTGGACATTGAAACGGGACAAAGAACACTTCCAAGTGATATGGCCATGGGCCTTTGGAAACTGATCTTTTCTCAGAGCCAACCACCCGTTATAGAACAATGGATAGAGTTTTTAGAAGAACACCCTAGTATAAGGGGGATTCCCCGTGACACGTGGGATATGTTCCTTAACTTTGTAGAACAAGTTGGAGATGATTTAAGTACTTACGATGATACAGAGGCTTGGCCTTCTTTATTTGATGATTTTGTAGAGTATCAGAATGACAAAGAGAATCAAAATGTGAAATCGTTTTAG